A stretch of the Halodesulfovibrio sp. MK-HDV genome encodes the following:
- the argJ gene encoding bifunctional glutamate N-acetyltransferase/amino-acid acetyltransferase ArgJ, with translation MDTPKGYKYAAIEGNLKYSGRLDLALIVSETPCVAAGTFTTNKFQAAPILVAKELVENSSRVQAVMINAGSANACTGEEGLANCRRSLELVASGLGLTSDAILPASTGVIGLQFDMEKWEAAAPVLVNAVGNHTGDDFADAIMTTDTFPKKASRSIVVDGKTVTIAGMAKGAGMICPNMATMLGTVITDAKIDAAMWKRIVKVAVDGSFNCVSVDGDTSTNDCVLALANGASDACITDATEAEFQHAVTAIMRELSYQLVQDGEGATKVMQIMVSGAKNDAEADQVARTVGHSPLVKTAIYGKDANWGRIVAAIGRSGAEFEANDVQLTMCGIELFKNGQPTDADFDTLLKPYLEKRDILIDIVLGNGEGKAELFASDLTHEYININADYRS, from the coding sequence GTGGATACTCCTAAAGGATACAAATACGCTGCCATTGAAGGGAATTTAAAGTATTCTGGCAGACTCGACCTTGCGCTTATCGTAAGTGAAACACCTTGCGTTGCAGCGGGTACGTTTACGACAAATAAATTTCAGGCTGCTCCTATATTGGTCGCCAAAGAGCTTGTAGAAAATTCTTCACGAGTTCAGGCTGTAATGATCAACGCTGGCAGCGCCAACGCATGCACTGGGGAAGAAGGACTTGCAAATTGTAGGCGATCACTGGAGCTTGTTGCTTCTGGTCTTGGGCTTACATCTGATGCAATTCTTCCTGCTTCAACCGGTGTTATCGGCTTACAATTCGACATGGAAAAATGGGAAGCTGCGGCACCTGTTCTTGTTAATGCTGTTGGCAACCACACGGGTGATGATTTTGCAGATGCAATCATGACCACGGATACCTTCCCTAAAAAAGCAAGCCGATCCATTGTTGTTGATGGTAAGACTGTTACCATTGCAGGCATGGCAAAAGGCGCAGGCATGATTTGCCCTAACATGGCAACCATGCTGGGCACTGTAATTACAGATGCTAAGATTGACGCTGCTATGTGGAAACGCATTGTGAAGGTCGCTGTTGACGGCTCATTCAACTGTGTTTCTGTAGACGGTGACACTTCTACAAACGACTGCGTTCTTGCTTTAGCGAACGGTGCGAGTGACGCGTGTATTACAGATGCTACTGAAGCAGAATTTCAACACGCTGTAACTGCAATTATGCGTGAGTTATCCTACCAGTTGGTGCAGGATGGCGAAGGTGCTACCAAAGTAATGCAGATTATGGTTTCCGGCGCTAAGAACGACGCTGAAGCCGATCAGGTAGCACGTACTGTTGGACATTCTCCGTTAGTAAAGACTGCCATCTACGGCAAAGATGCTAACTGGGGTCGTATTGTCGCAGCAATTGGACGAAGTGGTGCAGAGTTTGAAGCAAACGATGTACAGCTTACCATGTGCGGAATTGAATTATTCAAGAATGGTCAGCCTACTGATGCAGACTTTGACACCCTTCTGAAGCCGTATTTAGAAAAACGTGATATTCTCATCGACATTGTTCTTGGAAATGGTGAAGGTAAAGCAGAATTATTTGCATCTGATCTTACTCATGAGTATATTAACATCAATGCAGATTACCGCAGTTAG
- a CDS encoding DNA/RNA non-specific endonuclease, with product MKKLLLIISIALFATYPSTLSAEIYKNLIPQENISEYIVHHDFYSLGYDEETEQAAWVMYEYTKEEANTPRVQRKDRFRPDPAIPTRSANLRDYKKSGFDRGHLAPAADMAFCTQAMRDSFFMSNMSPQQPKFNRGVWKKLEATVRRWAEHDTVIIITAGVLHGDQFIGRNKVLVPDAYYKIVYIPSQNKAIGFLLPNEGSKKKLHSFAVSIDAIEATTGIDFFSALEDSQENALESQCDIQSWEWGRSR from the coding sequence ATGAAAAAGCTTCTCCTGATTATATCTATTGCTTTGTTTGCAACCTATCCATCCACTTTATCCGCAGAGATATACAAAAATCTTATTCCTCAAGAGAACATTTCTGAATATATAGTTCACCACGACTTCTATTCTCTTGGGTATGATGAAGAGACTGAACAGGCAGCTTGGGTCATGTACGAGTACACTAAGGAAGAAGCCAACACTCCGAGGGTGCAACGAAAAGACAGGTTCCGCCCCGACCCTGCGATTCCCACTCGCTCTGCAAATTTGCGTGATTACAAAAAGTCCGGATTCGACAGAGGACATCTTGCCCCCGCAGCAGACATGGCCTTTTGCACACAAGCAATGCGCGACTCCTTTTTCATGTCAAACATGAGCCCGCAGCAACCTAAATTTAATCGTGGTGTCTGGAAAAAACTCGAAGCAACTGTCCGTCGCTGGGCAGAGCATGACACTGTTATCATAATCACTGCAGGCGTCCTTCATGGTGACCAATTTATCGGGCGCAATAAAGTTCTCGTTCCCGATGCCTACTATAAAATTGTCTACATCCCCTCCCAAAACAAGGCTATTGGATTTCTTCTCCCGAATGAAGGCTCAAAGAAAAAGTTACATTCTTTCGCCGTGTCGATTGATGCCATCGAAGCGACTACAGGTATCGATTTCTTTTCTGCGCTGGAAGATTCTCAGGAAAATGCACTCGAAAGCCAATGCGACATACAGAGCTGGGAATGGGGTCGTTCAAGGTAG
- a CDS encoding aspartate ammonia-lyase, protein MNEQYRIERDSLGEFQVPIDAYYGVHTARAVLNFTITGIPLHHFPELVISLARVKKACALTNFESKLLTDIQANAIIEACDDIIEGDHHDQFIVDMMQGGAGTSTNMNANEVIANLALEKMGYEKGDYIHLHPNDHVNCSQSTNDVYPTSARIAVLSKCKALTDQQLELSEAFKERAEKFSTILKVGRTQLQDAVPITLGSEFAAYSVTIEEDVERVNQLSQLLKEINLGGTAIGTCINTPPHFSYKAVRHLSKLVGYELTPAANLIEASSDMGAFVTFSGTLRRISVKLSKICNDLRLLSSGPCAGFGEISLPPVQAGSSIMPGKVNPVIPEVVNQVAYQVIGHDVTVTMAAEAGQLQLNVMEPVIILNVLQSVHMLINAMHALATKCVNGITANEERCEELLHNSSVMATVLVPIIGYEKAADIAKLSLKKRIPVAEAAAKLGILTEEEVYDAFTTCHLA, encoded by the coding sequence ATGAACGAGCAATATCGCATTGAGCGTGACTCTCTTGGCGAATTTCAAGTTCCTATAGATGCGTATTACGGGGTACACACAGCCCGTGCCGTACTGAACTTCACCATCACCGGCATCCCCTTGCATCACTTTCCAGAGTTGGTCATATCACTTGCACGCGTGAAGAAAGCGTGTGCTCTTACAAACTTTGAAAGTAAACTTCTCACAGACATTCAAGCCAATGCCATCATTGAAGCATGTGACGACATTATTGAAGGTGATCACCACGATCAATTCATTGTCGATATGATGCAAGGCGGCGCAGGCACCTCCACAAACATGAACGCCAACGAGGTTATTGCAAACCTCGCTCTGGAAAAAATGGGTTATGAGAAAGGTGACTACATCCACCTGCACCCGAACGATCATGTTAACTGTTCACAATCCACAAATGATGTGTATCCAACCAGTGCCCGCATTGCAGTTTTGAGCAAATGCAAAGCGTTGACAGATCAGCAGCTGGAACTCAGTGAAGCTTTTAAGGAACGGGCAGAAAAATTCAGCACAATTCTAAAAGTTGGTCGAACACAGTTGCAGGACGCTGTGCCCATCACACTGGGCTCTGAATTCGCAGCATATTCAGTAACCATCGAAGAAGATGTTGAACGCGTTAATCAGCTGTCTCAATTGCTTAAAGAGATAAATCTTGGCGGCACAGCTATAGGCACCTGTATTAACACCCCCCCGCATTTTTCCTACAAGGCAGTCCGTCACCTTAGCAAACTTGTTGGATACGAACTTACTCCCGCTGCCAATCTTATTGAAGCGTCATCAGATATGGGTGCCTTTGTTACCTTCTCTGGAACACTTCGCCGTATAAGTGTAAAGCTTTCCAAAATTTGTAACGATCTCAGATTACTCAGCAGTGGCCCTTGCGCAGGTTTTGGTGAAATATCACTACCTCCGGTACAAGCTGGGTCATCCATCATGCCGGGTAAAGTAAATCCGGTTATTCCCGAAGTCGTGAATCAGGTTGCATATCAGGTCATAGGGCACGATGTAACAGTAACCATGGCTGCGGAAGCTGGACAGCTCCAGCTTAATGTTATGGAACCTGTCATTATTTTAAACGTGTTGCAGTCAGTTCATATGCTTATTAATGCAATGCACGCCCTTGCAACCAAATGCGTTAACGGCATCACTGCTAACGAAGAACGTTGCGAAGAGCTTCTGCATAACAGCTCTGTCATGGCAACTGTCTTGGTACCAATTATCGGCTACGAAAAAGCTGCAGACATCGCAAAACTTTCTCTTAAAAAACGTATTCCGGTTGCTGAGGCAGCAGCTAAACTTGGAATTCTGACAGAGGAAGAAGTCTACGACGCCTTTACCACATGCCATCTGGCATAG